The Flavobacterium faecale genomic sequence GCATACTTTTTTGCAAATCCTAAAAAAGTGGTATAATGGCCTGCTTCACTTATCATTAAATCGCGGTAAAATTTAGCTAATTCTGGATCTTTTATATTTTCAGATAAAACTTTGAAGCGTTCGCATGAACGTGCTTCAATCATGGCAGAAAATAATAAACGCTCACACAAAGCATCATTTCTGCTTCCATCTTTTTTCATGAATTTAAAAAGTTCGTTCACATAACTGTCCTTGCGCTCGCGACCAAAAGTGAGTCCACGTTGCTTTATTAAGTCATGAACCATCTGAAAATGATCTAATTCTTCCTTGGCGATTATCATCAATTCAGTGACTAATTCTTCTTTTTCAGAGTTTTGAGTAATTAAACTTATGGCATTCGATGCTGCTTTTTGTTCACACCAGGCATGATCTGTTAATATTTCCTCTATATTCGATTCAACTATATTTACCCATCTTGGGTCTGTGGCCAATTTTAATCCTAACATCTGCTGTCTTTTTGTTTTTTACAAAATTAAGGTTTTCTTTTGAAATAAAAGGACTTCCTATTTTAATTGAAGTTTTCATGTTTTTGGCGTGCCCCTCCGTAAAAACTTCGGCTCGGGCTTTACGTTGCAATCTTTTTTGGGCAGAAAAAGCCCCAAAAAATGATTTTCTCTCGACGCTTCGTGATAATCCTTCACGGAAAATCAAGTTTATAATAACATTTTGTTCTATATTTAAAATTGGAGAATCAAGTTAATATGTATTTCAATACAATGAAATTTCATCAAAATACACTTATTTTGTAGTAATGGAAAAAGTCAATAAAATAGTTTTAATTATAGGGTCAGTTTGGCCAGAACCCAATTCTTCGGCTGCAGGATATAGAATGTTACATCTTATTTCTTGTTTTCAAGAGAAAGGCTATCATGTTATATTCTCGAGTCCTGCTATGGATAGTGATTTTATGGTTAGCCTAAAAGAATATAATGTTGAGAAACAGAACATCAAACTTAACTGCTCCTCTTTTGATGAATATATTTTGGTAATAAATCCTGCTATAGTCCTCTTCGATCGGTTCATGATGGAGGAGCAATTTGGCTGGCGAGTAGCCGAGAATTGTCCAAAAGCAGTTCGCATACTCGATACCGAAGATTTACATTGTTTGCGACTAGCTCGTCAAAAAGCATTTAAGGAAAGAAGACTTTTTGAAATTGAAGATTTACTGGAAGAAGAGGTTGCTAAGCGAGAAATAGCTAGTATCCTGCGATCTGATTTGTCTTTGATGATTTCCAAATTTGAAATTGAAATCTTGAAGTCACTTTTTAAAATTGATGATAAATTGCTGTTTTACCTTCCTTTTGTATTAAATATCAAGGATGAAGTTAATTTTATTCCATTCGAAAGAAGAAAAGATTACGTGTTTATTGGTAATTTTTTACATGAACCCAACTGGAATGCAGTACAATATCTAAAAGAAACCGTTTGGCCACTCATAAGGCAAAAGCAACCTAATGCGGAATTACATGTGTATGGTGCTTATCTCTCGCAAAAAGTATTGCAATTGCACCAACCTAAGCAAGGTTTTTTAATCAAAGGCCGTGCAGATAGTGCCGAAAAGGTTATATCAGAGGCTAGAGTTCTTTTGGCCCCTTTGCGATTTGGAGCAGGATTAAAAGGGAAGTTATTTGAGTCTATGCAGTACGGCACGCCTACGGTTACCTCTTCGATAGGAGCAGAGGCAATGCATGATAAATTGCCTTGGAATGGATTTGTAGCCGATATTGAAGAAGATTTTGCAAGGAAGGCTGTTGAACTCTATAACGATGAGAAAATATGGTTACAAGCTCAAAGGAATGGTGTTGCTATTTTGAAATCATGTTTTGATAGGGATACCGTCGAAACAAAATTTAAAGTAGCTGTTTCGTTTTTAATTGAGAATAGAGAAAAGCATAGGAAATCTAACTTTTATGGAATTCTTCTGCAACATCATAGTTTGAACAGTACAAAATACATGTCAAGATGGATTGAAGAAAAAAATAAAAAATAGTAATTTATTGTAAGTTAATTCTATTTTTGCAGTTTAATATTAAAATCTTTCTATGAGAAAAATTACTTTTGGTTTGTTGCTTCTTTTATGTGGTATCGCCGCTAGTGCACAAGAGATCAGTGTTGAAGAAAAAATGTACGGTGTCGAGCTTGGGATTGTAAAAGCAGATGTCTTTTATGAGTTCAAATTGGATAGAAAGTGGGTATTGCGTACCGAATTAGCTGCGGAATTAGGTAGTTATAGTTATTTTGATTGGGATGGTGGGATTACCGACGGAACTATTATACCGGTAAGTGTAGTTGTTGAGCCACGATTTTATTACGGGATCGATAGAAGAAATCGTTTAGGTAGAAATATTGCACATAATAGTTCAAATTTTTTCTCATTAAAAACTTCTTTTTCTGCTAATCGTATACCACTTTATAAAACTGAGGATAATAGTAGAATTGCTAATAATATACTTGCTATTCCAACTTTTGGAATTAGACGTAGCTTTGCTAAGAATTTTAGTTACGAGTTTGCTTTTGGTCTTGGTTTAAAATATAATATTTACAGTAAATCGCAAAGCTGCAATTGTGATCACTTAAATAATTATGCTGATATTCAAGCTAAAATTGGATATAATTTCTAAACATATATTATTTTAGTTTCTGAATGAAATCGCCCTAAATTAGCCTCGATTGAATCGGCATTATTGTTGGGGCAACTCTCGACCCTTCTGGTTGCCTACATAAGATACAGGGTCGTGAATCGTCGTTAGGGAACCCAACTACCTTAGGAAAACAAATCTTTTGCTCCTGATTTTGATCAAATTATAAAATACAAAACCCCGTTAAGTCTAGACCTAACGGGGTTTGTTTATTGTAATAACTCAGTAGTTATGCAAGCATTGTAACTGGGTTTTCAATGAATTGTTTTAATGTTTGTAAGAACTGTGCTCCAGTTGCTCCATCGATTGTACGGTGGTCACAAGCTAGTGAAAGCATCATAGTGTTTCCTACTACAATTTGTCCGTTTTTAACAATTGGTTTTTCAACAATTGCTCCAACAGAAAGGATTGCAGAGTTTGGTTGGTTGATGATTGAATTGAATTCAGTAATACCAAACATGCCTAAGTTAGAAACAGTAAAAGTACTTCCTTCCATTTCAGCAGGTCCTAGTTTTTTGTTTTTAGCTCTTCCAGCAAGATCTCTTACACTAGCACCAATTTGAGATAAACTCATAGCATCTGTGAATTTCAAAACAGGAACAACCAATCCGTCTTCTACAGCTACAGCAACACCAATATTTACGTGGTGATTGATTGTAATTGCATCAGCAGACCATTGAGAGTTGATTTTTGGATGTTTTTTCAATGCCAAAGCACAAGCTTTGATTATCATATCGTTGAAAGATACTTTTGTATCAGGAACGCTATTGATAGTAGCTCTAGATTTCATCGCATCGTCCATAGTCACTTCTATTACTAAGTTGTAATGAGGTGCTGTGAATAATGATTCAGCCAAACGTTTCGCAATGATTTTACGCATTTGCGAGTTTTTAATTTCTTCGGTAACTACTTCTCCAGCAGGTACGAATAATTTTGGTGCAGCAGCAGCAGGAGCATCAGATTTTGCAGCAGCAGCTGGTACGGCAGCAGCAGGAGTAAAGTTTTCGATATCGCTTTTTACGATACGTCCATTTTCACCTGAACCTTTAACTTGTGCTAAATTAACACCTTTATCACTTGCAATTTTCTTAGCAAGAGGAGAAGCAAAAATTCTTCCACCATCAGTTGTAACTGTAGCAGCAGGCTCTTGAGCTTGTGCAGCAGGTGCAGCGGCAGCAGGTTTAGCCTCCTCAGTTGCAGCAGCAGGAGCAGATCCTCCAGCACTGAAACCTTGCGCAATTCCTGAAATATCAGTTCCTGCAGGTCCGATAATAGCTAATAAGCTATCAATTGGAGCAGAATTCCCTTCTTCAATTCCGATATATAAAAGAGTTCCTTCATTGAAAGACTCAAATTCCATTGTTGCTTTGTCTGTTTCGATTTCAGCAAGGATATCACCTTCGGCAATAACGTCACCTACTTTTTTCAACCAAGTTGCTACAGTACCTTCGGTCATAGTATCACTCAATCGAGGCATTGTTACAACGATAACACCAGCTGGTAAAGCAGCAGGAGCTGTAGTAGCTTTAGTTTCAGTTGGTTTTGCAGCTTCTTCTTTAGATGGAGCAGAAGCTTCAGCAACAGGAGCGTCACCAGATAAAAGTGCAGAAATATCTTCACCTTCTTCACCAATGATTGCTAATAAAGAATCAATTGGAGCTGTTTCTCCTTCAGGAATTCCGATATATAAAAGAGTACCTTCGTTGAAAGACTCAAATTCCATTGTTGCTTTGTCAGTTTCAATTTCAGCTAGGATATCACCTTCACTTATTTTATCACCAACTTTTTTAAGCCAAGTCGCTACCGTTCCTTCCGTCATAGTATCGCTTAAACGAGGCATTGTTACTTTAATTGCCATATTTTTTTATAATTTATGAGGTAAAAATGGATAATCTTCTTGTGCGTACACTACATCGTACAGCTGTTGAACTTCAGGGTAAGGAGAGTTTTCTGCAAAGTCAACACATTCTTGTACTTTATCTTTTACTCTTTGTTCAATTGCTGCGATAACTTCATCCGTAGCATATTTTTTATCCTTGATTACATCTAATATTTGTGTAATTGGATCGATCTTCTTGTATTCTTCCACTTCTTCTTTAGAACGATACAATTGTGCATCAGACATTGAATGTCCTCTGTAACGGTATGTTTTCATTTCTAAGAAAGTTGGTCCATCACCACGACGCGCTCTATCAATAGCTTCGGTCATTGCTTCGGCAACTTTAACTGGGTTCATTCCGTCAACTGGTCCACAAGGCATTTCGTACCCTAAACCTAATTTCCAGATATCAGTGT encodes the following:
- a CDS encoding tRNA-(ms[2]io[6]A)-hydroxylase; translated protein: MLGLKLATDPRWVNIVESNIEEILTDHAWCEQKAASNAISLITQNSEKEELVTELMIIAKEELDHFQMVHDLIKQRGLTFGRERKDSYVNELFKFMKKDGSRNDALCERLLFSAMIEARSCERFKVLSENIKDPELAKFYRDLMISEAGHYTTFLGFAKKYADNVNVDQRWADWITYETSIITNYGKSETVHG
- a CDS encoding glycosyltransferase, with product MEKVNKIVLIIGSVWPEPNSSAAGYRMLHLISCFQEKGYHVIFSSPAMDSDFMVSLKEYNVEKQNIKLNCSSFDEYILVINPAIVLFDRFMMEEQFGWRVAENCPKAVRILDTEDLHCLRLARQKAFKERRLFEIEDLLEEEVAKREIASILRSDLSLMISKFEIEILKSLFKIDDKLLFYLPFVLNIKDEVNFIPFERRKDYVFIGNFLHEPNWNAVQYLKETVWPLIRQKQPNAELHVYGAYLSQKVLQLHQPKQGFLIKGRADSAEKVISEARVLLAPLRFGAGLKGKLFESMQYGTPTVTSSIGAEAMHDKLPWNGFVADIEEDFARKAVELYNDEKIWLQAQRNGVAILKSCFDRDTVETKFKVAVSFLIENREKHRKSNFYGILLQHHSLNSTKYMSRWIEEKNKK
- a CDS encoding pyruvate dehydrogenase complex dihydrolipoamide acetyltransferase gives rise to the protein MAIKVTMPRLSDTMTEGTVATWLKKVGDKISEGDILAEIETDKATMEFESFNEGTLLYIGIPEGETAPIDSLLAIIGEEGEDISALLSGDAPVAEASAPSKEEAAKPTETKATTAPAALPAGVIVVTMPRLSDTMTEGTVATWLKKVGDVIAEGDILAEIETDKATMEFESFNEGTLLYIGIEEGNSAPIDSLLAIIGPAGTDISGIAQGFSAGGSAPAAATEEAKPAAAAPAAQAQEPAATVTTDGGRIFASPLAKKIASDKGVNLAQVKGSGENGRIVKSDIENFTPAAAVPAAAAKSDAPAAAAPKLFVPAGEVVTEEIKNSQMRKIIAKRLAESLFTAPHYNLVIEVTMDDAMKSRATINSVPDTKVSFNDMIIKACALALKKHPKINSQWSADAITINHHVNIGVAVAVEDGLVVPVLKFTDAMSLSQIGASVRDLAGRAKNKKLGPAEMEGSTFTVSNLGMFGITEFNSIINQPNSAILSVGAIVEKPIVKNGQIVVGNTMMLSLACDHRTIDGATGAQFLQTLKQFIENPVTMLA